Proteins from a single region of Actinomycetes bacterium:
- a CDS encoding BCCT family transporter → MSSSDRTVTDQEDAKESAVWSGFLKPVFIPASLIIFAMIALSALAASDSEGIFGTLNTWITEGVGWWYILIVTVFVVFAFYCGFSSIGKIRLGQDNEKPEFSTIAWFAMLFSAGMGIGLVFWGVAEPLSHMVSPPSIDGQQAEGIAAANDAMNLTMFHWGLHAWAIYVVVGLGLAFMTYRRGRPLSIRWLLEPLLGRARVEGPIGHAIDAMAIVGTLFGIATSLGLGIQQIIGGLTSLGWVEGSSTGLIIAMIAVITGIATLSVASGVDKGLKWLSNINMGLAAALLLFVLLAGPTLLLLQSWVDNLGGYIAFLPENSLRMAPLDGLEPINDTWLNSWTIFYWGWWMSWAPFVGMFIARISRGRTIRQFVFGVLLAPTIVASIWFTVFGESAIIRQLTIGDLVGPDGTVDTNLSLFLLLETIPLTTLTSVLAVLVISLFFITSSDSGSLVIDILAHGGKTNTPRLTRIYWALLEGIAAGVLLIAGGSAALIALQTASILTAVPISIIMALAMISLLRAFKYELAIRTDFVRIVGGPQQVSQPVAEAPDDQASKTVAPESGATETELVVAIADLPASVVDLHRTTGNLAFTEDPTPSDPLNHEVFDTQEYAESAEGAAALQDAADLAALTEQEKE, encoded by the coding sequence ATGTCCAGCTCGGACCGAACCGTAACCGACCAAGAAGACGCCAAAGAGTCAGCAGTCTGGAGCGGATTTCTGAAGCCGGTCTTTATCCCTGCTTCGCTCATCATCTTCGCCATGATTGCCCTTTCGGCTCTCGCCGCCAGCGATAGCGAGGGCATCTTCGGAACGCTCAACACTTGGATCACGGAAGGCGTCGGATGGTGGTACATCCTTATCGTCACCGTCTTTGTGGTCTTTGCGTTCTACTGTGGCTTCAGCTCAATAGGCAAAATTCGACTGGGCCAGGACAACGAGAAACCTGAATTCAGCACGATCGCCTGGTTTGCCATGCTGTTCAGCGCGGGCATGGGGATCGGGCTGGTGTTCTGGGGCGTCGCAGAACCGTTGAGTCACATGGTCAGTCCACCAAGCATCGATGGGCAACAGGCCGAAGGCATCGCCGCTGCCAACGACGCCATGAACCTCACCATGTTCCACTGGGGGCTGCACGCCTGGGCAATCTATGTGGTCGTGGGTCTTGGGCTGGCCTTCATGACCTACCGGCGCGGTCGGCCGCTGTCGATTCGTTGGCTTTTGGAACCGTTACTGGGTCGCGCCCGGGTCGAGGGCCCCATCGGTCACGCAATCGACGCTATGGCCATCGTCGGAACCCTCTTCGGCATTGCCACGTCCCTGGGGCTCGGGATTCAGCAAATCATTGGCGGTCTGACCAGCCTCGGCTGGGTGGAAGGGTCAAGCACCGGCCTCATCATCGCCATGATTGCTGTCATCACCGGTATCGCCACCTTGTCGGTGGCCAGTGGTGTGGATAAGGGACTTAAATGGCTCTCGAATATCAACATGGGTCTAGCCGCCGCATTGTTGCTTTTTGTTCTGCTCGCCGGTCCCACTCTGCTGCTGCTGCAGTCTTGGGTTGACAACTTGGGCGGCTACATCGCCTTCCTCCCGGAGAATTCGTTGCGGATGGCGCCGCTAGATGGCCTTGAGCCCATTAACGACACCTGGCTCAACAGTTGGACCATCTTCTACTGGGGTTGGTGGATGAGTTGGGCCCCGTTTGTGGGCATGTTCATCGCCCGTATTTCGCGGGGGCGCACCATCCGGCAATTCGTGTTTGGCGTCCTGCTCGCCCCGACAATCGTGGCGTCGATTTGGTTCACCGTCTTTGGCGAGTCCGCCATCATTAGGCAACTGACTATCGGGGACCTAGTGGGACCCGACGGGACCGTGGACACCAACTTATCCTTATTCCTGCTCCTGGAAACCATCCCACTGACCACGCTGACGTCGGTCTTGGCAGTCCTCGTCATCAGCCTGTTCTTCATCACGTCTTCAGACTCTGGTTCGTTGGTGATTGACATACTGGCGCACGGCGGCAAGACGAATACGCCGCGACTGACCAGGATCTACTGGGCCTTGCTCGAGGGTATTGCCGCCGGCGTTCTGCTGATTGCGGGTGGAAGCGCAGCATTGATTGCGCTACAAACCGCATCAATCCTGACTGCGGTTCCGATTTCCATCATCATGGCACTTGCAATGATTTCCCTGTTGCGTGCATTCAAGTACGAACTCGCCATACGCACGGACTTCGTGCGTATCGTGGGCGGTCCCCAACAGGTCAGCCAACCGGTTGCCGAAGCACCCGATGACCAGGCCAGTAAGACAGTCGCGCCGGAGTCCGGGGCGACGGAGACCGAACTAGTTGTCGCAATCGCTGATCTGCCGGCTAGCGTGGTGGACCTACACCGCACCACCGGAAACCTGGCCTTTACCGAAGACCCCACCCCCAGTGATCCCTTGAATCATGAAGTCTTCGACACACAGGAGTACGCGGAGTCAGCTGAAGGCGCCGCCGCACTACAGGATGCCGCGGACCTCGCCGCGCTCACTGAGCAAGAGAAGGAGTAA
- a CDS encoding MBL fold metallo-hydrolase has protein sequence MSYTGHVYPGGPVAALELDHVVLTKMSVGPLDNNVYVFRDRQTGQQLLIDAAAEPERILGEVDLAALVGVITTHAHPDHFAALGSVIDATEVDTMASSADAVKIYPRPTRIVAHGEYINFGASRVEVIELRGHTEAGVALLYSEGEEPPIVITGDSLFPGGVGKTSGGKDFDQLIDDVEARLFRRLPDETRVLPGHGDDTTLGAERPQLASWRRRRW, from the coding sequence ATGTCGTACACCGGTCACGTGTATCCAGGCGGACCAGTTGCCGCACTTGAGTTGGATCATGTCGTACTGACGAAAATGTCAGTAGGTCCCTTAGACAACAACGTTTATGTTTTCCGGGATCGTCAGACCGGACAGCAACTGCTCATTGATGCCGCTGCCGAGCCTGAGCGCATTCTTGGCGAGGTAGATCTTGCTGCCCTCGTCGGTGTCATCACGACCCATGCTCATCCCGACCACTTCGCAGCGTTGGGATCGGTGATCGACGCCACTGAGGTCGACACTATGGCGTCCTCAGCCGATGCTGTAAAGATTTATCCTCGACCGACACGGATTGTTGCGCATGGTGAGTACATCAATTTTGGCGCAAGCAGAGTGGAGGTCATTGAACTGCGCGGACATACCGAAGCTGGCGTTGCACTGTTGTATAGCGAAGGCGAGGAGCCGCCAATCGTGATCACAGGTGATTCACTATTTCCGGGTGGTGTCGGAAAAACCAGTGGTGGGAAAGATTTTGATCAGTTGATAGATGATGTCGAGGCACGACTTTTTCGAAGGCTTCCTGATGAGACTCGAGTTTTGCCGGGTCATGGTGATGACACAACTTTGGGAGCCGAGCGACCTCAGCTAGCGTCGTGGCGTAGGCGTCGATGGTAG